The Thermoanaerobaculia bacterium DNA window GCCGAGCGTCCCGATCTCGACGATCTTCTTCGCTCCGGCCGCGCGGGCGATCGTCTCGAGATGGCGGCCGTCGAAACGTGCGACCTCGATCTCCGGAAGGCCCGCGGCCCGGGAGCGCTCGCGGATCTCCGCGAGGACCGCGTCCTCGGGACCGAGGACCGATTCGAGGTAGCGGGCGACCGTCGCATCGCCCTGACCGAGTCCGGAGGGGTCGTTCGCCATGGCTAGACCTCCCGGCGGAAGACGTTCTCGGAGAGGCGCAGGCTGGCGACGACCGGGTCGATCGCGGCGCGCTGGATCGCGAAGAGCGACGCGAGCCCGCCGTTGCCGAGGCGCAGGAGCTCGTCGAGATC harbors:
- a CDS encoding O-methyltransferase yields the protein MANDPSGLGQGDATVARYLESVLGPEDAVLAEIRERSRAAGLPEIEVARFDGRHLETIARAAGAKKIVEIGTLG